Proteins co-encoded in one Bradyrhizobium sp. 170 genomic window:
- a CDS encoding serine hydrolase domain-containing protein, with protein sequence MEDLKVTANGYDFKPAQAAMQRYIDNNLLSGISWAVMVGRDLVDVNCVGWADKEAQTPLRTDHIFRVFSNTKLITSCAALLLFEEGKLGLDDPLKNIFRSLEIGRCCALERLRLTTPSRRRVRSPSVSS encoded by the coding sequence ATGGAAGACCTGAAAGTCACCGCCAACGGTTACGACTTCAAACCGGCACAGGCGGCGATGCAGCGCTACATCGACAACAACCTGCTGTCAGGCATTTCCTGGGCGGTCATGGTCGGACGCGATCTTGTGGATGTGAATTGCGTCGGATGGGCCGACAAGGAAGCGCAGACGCCGCTCCGGACCGACCATATCTTCCGCGTCTTTTCCAACACCAAGCTGATCACCTCCTGCGCGGCGCTATTGCTGTTCGAGGAAGGCAAGCTCGGGCTCGATGACCCATTGAAAAATATATTCCGCAGCTTGGAAATCGGAAGGTGTTGCGCGCTGGAGCGACTTCGCTTGACGACACCGAGCCGGCGAAGAGTTCGATCACCATCCGTCAGCTCCTGA
- a CDS encoding TetR/AcrR family transcriptional regulator, giving the protein MKDRILETADRLFYLQGIRAVGVDTIAAEIGISKRTLYNHFPSKDALISAYLARRFVAPRPSDKSPVEQILGTFDSLERRFSAKDFRGCPFVNAVAELGDDRSVRKVAVAFKESRRLWFRDLLVQLGVAQAEALATQLALLVDGSIAQDLVRNDPAMARAAKEAATVLLKNAGVKVGGSASKKPRPSSTA; this is encoded by the coding sequence ATGAAGGACCGGATTCTGGAGACCGCGGATAGGCTGTTCTATCTGCAGGGAATTCGCGCGGTCGGCGTCGACACCATCGCCGCCGAAATCGGCATCAGCAAGCGCACGCTCTACAACCATTTTCCGTCCAAGGACGCGTTGATCTCGGCCTATCTGGCGCGACGCTTCGTGGCCCCGCGTCCATCAGACAAGTCGCCGGTCGAGCAGATTCTCGGCACCTTCGATTCGCTGGAGCGACGCTTCTCGGCGAAGGATTTTCGCGGCTGCCCCTTCGTCAATGCGGTGGCCGAACTCGGCGACGACCGCTCGGTCCGAAAGGTCGCCGTCGCCTTCAAGGAAAGCCGCCGCCTGTGGTTTCGCGATTTGCTGGTGCAGCTCGGCGTCGCACAGGCAGAAGCGCTTGCAACCCAGCTTGCCTTGCTCGTCGACGGCTCGATCGCGCAGGATCTCGTCCGCAACGACCCGGCGATGGCGCGGGCGGCAAAGGAAGCGGCGACGGTGCTGCTGAAGAATGCGGGGGTGAAGGTGGGTGGGAGTGCGTCGAAGAAGCCCCGGCCTTCGTCAACCGCTTGA